The following are from one region of the Geoalkalibacter subterraneus genome:
- the tsaE gene encoding tRNA (adenosine(37)-N6)-threonylcarbamoyltransferase complex ATPase subunit type 1 TsaE gives MTRDVLTIETQSAEETVRLGMLLGGLIEKPLLIRLAGDLGAGKTCFTQGVARGLDIPDDEPVTSPSYTLMNQYSGRLPLYHFDLYRLTSADDLEDLGFSDYLDADGVTVVEWGDRFEENRSAGLFITLIRLDEFRRRLIIEAHTAPERHLLEALDARWRKETAS, from the coding sequence ATGACCCGGGACGTTCTCACCATTGAAACTCAAAGCGCTGAAGAAACAGTTCGTCTCGGGATGCTGCTCGGCGGGTTGATCGAGAAGCCTTTGCTGATTCGCCTGGCAGGAGATCTGGGGGCGGGCAAGACCTGTTTTACCCAGGGAGTGGCCCGCGGGCTCGATATCCCCGATGACGAGCCGGTCACAAGCCCCAGCTACACCCTGATGAACCAGTATAGCGGCCGTCTGCCGCTCTACCATTTTGACCTCTACCGCCTGACAAGTGCCGACGATCTTGAAGATCTCGGTTTCAGCGACTATCTCGACGCTGATGGGGTGACCGTGGTGGAATGGGGGGATCGGTTCGAAGAAAACCGCAGCGCAGGTCTTTTTATCACCCTGATACGTTTGGATGAATTCCGTCGGCGCCTGATTATAGAGGCGCATACAGCACCGGAAAGACATCTGCTTGAGGCTCTCGATGCCCGCTGGCGAAAGGAGACCGCATCATGA
- a CDS encoding CBS domain-containing protein, which yields MLKAKDIMTRNVISVQPDTGIEELARLFMEKGISAMPVVKEDGQLFGVVTETDLVAQDRPLHLPTVVSIFDWVIYLESEKDFKKEVEKITARKVDEICSTEVVTCSPETSVSEVAALMTENKAHLIPVVEDDKVVGVVARLDVIRSMGR from the coding sequence ATGCTCAAAGCTAAAGATATCATGACCCGCAACGTCATTTCCGTTCAGCCCGATACCGGTATTGAAGAGCTGGCCCGCCTTTTTATGGAAAAAGGGATCAGCGCCATGCCGGTCGTCAAGGAGGATGGGCAGCTTTTCGGTGTGGTCACCGAAACAGACCTGGTGGCTCAGGATCGGCCCCTTCACCTGCCGACGGTGGTTTCTATCTTCGATTGGGTGATCTATCTCGAAAGCGAGAAAGATTTCAAGAAAGAGGTGGAGAAAATCACGGCACGCAAGGTCGATGAGATCTGTTCGACCGAGGTGGTCACCTGCTCTCCGGAGACATCTGTTTCGGAAGTAGCCGCGCTGATGACCGAGAATAAAGCGCATCTGATCCCGGTGGTTGAGGACGACAAAGTGGTCGGAGTCGTCGCACGCCTCGATGTTATCCGGTCGATGGGACGATGA
- a CDS encoding bifunctional ADP-dependent NAD(P)H-hydrate dehydratase/NAD(P)H-hydrate epimerase: MRVLSAAQMQELDQKTIKEIGLPGPVLMENAGQGAARLINERYRHLYPGPAVVISGKGNNGGDGYVIARSLLQRGWQVRTLVLADDAAVEGDARLNLEILRKVRGEILFAPDDDGLSAALSQCSGSRLLVDALFGTGLSSNVRGRYARAIAWMNDESAPIAAVDIPSGLDATTGRILGCCVQADLTVTFALPKIGHVVYPGVDQVGALEIVDIGIPAFLLEGQTPAQILVDGEFARHLLPPRPSDGHKGTFGHLLIIGGSTGKSGAVALAADSAMRSGVGLVTAAVPKGIHDILEVKLTEPMTVPLPEVDGALGAGALDALTEAWQGKQALAVGPGLGQNEQAQELVRRLVRDCDLPLVIDADGLNSLAGHLEGLSSCRPGTTVITPHPGEMARLAQIPVEEVQQDRLSVARDFALRHGVIVVLKGARTVIASPDGTAWINASGNPGMASGGMGDVLTGVVGALLAQGMPAAEAAVLATYLHGAAADRLACREGCAGLTAGEIAHELAAVRYELGRRSG; the protein is encoded by the coding sequence ATGAGAGTTCTGAGTGCCGCACAGATGCAGGAGCTTGATCAGAAGACGATCAAGGAGATCGGTCTGCCCGGTCCGGTACTGATGGAGAATGCCGGGCAGGGCGCCGCCCGGTTGATTAATGAACGGTATCGCCATCTCTACCCCGGACCGGCGGTCGTTATTTCGGGCAAGGGCAACAACGGCGGTGACGGCTATGTCATTGCGCGATCGCTTTTGCAGCGTGGTTGGCAGGTCCGCACTCTGGTCTTGGCGGATGATGCGGCGGTGGAGGGAGACGCCCGCCTTAATCTCGAGATTCTGCGAAAGGTGCGCGGCGAGATTCTTTTTGCGCCCGATGACGATGGGCTTTCGGCCGCTCTCTCTCAGTGCAGTGGGTCTCGCCTGCTGGTGGATGCGCTTTTTGGCACGGGGCTTTCCTCCAATGTCCGCGGTCGATATGCCCGAGCCATTGCCTGGATGAACGACGAGTCGGCGCCGATTGCCGCCGTGGATATCCCCAGCGGACTCGATGCCACAACCGGCCGTATTCTCGGATGCTGCGTTCAGGCCGACCTCACCGTGACCTTTGCCCTGCCTAAAATCGGGCATGTCGTCTATCCCGGAGTAGACCAGGTCGGAGCCCTTGAAATAGTGGATATCGGCATCCCTGCGTTTCTGCTGGAAGGCCAGACGCCTGCGCAGATCCTGGTTGATGGTGAATTTGCCCGCCATCTGCTCCCACCCCGGCCATCCGATGGCCACAAAGGCACCTTCGGACATCTGCTGATCATCGGTGGCTCTACCGGAAAATCGGGCGCGGTCGCTCTCGCTGCCGACAGCGCCATGCGAAGCGGCGTCGGCTTGGTGACTGCGGCAGTGCCAAAGGGAATTCATGATATTCTTGAGGTAAAATTAACAGAGCCCATGACGGTGCCGCTGCCTGAGGTCGATGGCGCATTGGGGGCGGGAGCACTTGATGCACTGACCGAGGCCTGGCAGGGCAAACAGGCATTGGCGGTCGGCCCCGGTCTGGGGCAGAATGAGCAGGCTCAGGAGTTGGTCAGGCGTTTGGTGCGCGACTGCGATTTGCCGCTGGTGATCGATGCAGATGGGCTCAATTCTCTTGCCGGCCATCTCGAGGGATTGTCATCCTGCCGGCCGGGGACGACCGTCATAACTCCCCATCCCGGAGAAATGGCGCGTTTGGCTCAGATCCCGGTGGAGGAGGTCCAGCAGGACCGCCTTTCGGTCGCGCGCGATTTTGCCCTTCGTCATGGAGTCATTGTGGTGCTCAAGGGAGCGCGTACGGTGATCGCCTCACCTGACGGTACGGCCTGGATCAACGCCAGCGGCAACCCCGGCATGGCGTCCGGAGGCATGGGCGATGTCCTGACCGGGGTGGTGGGAGCCCTGCTGGCGCAGGGGATGCCCGCGGCCGAAGCCGCTGTTTTGGCCACTTATCTTCATGGCGCTGCGGCTGACCGACTGGCCTGCCGGGAGGGGTGTGCGGGGCTGACTGCCGGCGAGATTGCCCACGAGCTTGCCGCTGTGCGATACGAACTCGGTCGGCGCTCTGGATGA
- a CDS encoding holo-ACP synthase, with protein sequence MAILGVGTDLARIGRFRDFLHQGKTALIDRLFTAEEKAYALDRKDPAPHLAARFAAKEAFLKALGLGLREGMTWHDMSVARDDLGKPSLVLTGAAALICRTRGVGRVHLSYSHDGDYAQAVVILEEP encoded by the coding sequence ATGGCGATCCTTGGCGTCGGCACCGATCTGGCGCGCATCGGTCGCTTCAGGGATTTTCTCCATCAGGGCAAAACGGCGCTGATCGACCGCCTGTTTACCGCGGAAGAAAAGGCCTATGCTCTGGATCGCAAGGACCCTGCGCCCCATCTTGCCGCGCGATTTGCCGCCAAGGAGGCGTTTTTAAAGGCGCTGGGACTGGGCTTGCGCGAGGGGATGACCTGGCACGATATGAGTGTTGCGCGCGATGACCTCGGTAAGCCCTCGCTGGTTCTGACCGGGGCCGCAGCTCTTATCTGCCGGACCCGTGGAGTGGGTCGCGTGCATCTTTCTTACAGCCATGACGGGGACTATGCACAGGCCGTTGTCATTCTGGAGGAGCCATGA
- a CDS encoding pyridoxine 5'-phosphate synthase gives MKTARLGVNVDHVATVRQARKTHEPDPVTAAALAELAGADGITIHLREDRRHIQDRDLAVLRRTVRSRLNLEMAATDEMVGIALKFRPDEVTLVPEKRQELTTEGGLDVVQNRQTLKNPVALLRDGGISVSLFVDPDPEQIKAAHRLGVDAIEIHTGCYCDAADANVRRAELTKIEQSVRLGQKLGLAVHAGHGLNYDNVREVAALGGIEEFNIGHSIVARAVLVGMDRAVRDMAALIKGS, from the coding sequence ATGAAAACTGCCAGACTGGGAGTCAATGTCGACCATGTCGCCACGGTACGCCAGGCGCGCAAGACCCATGAGCCCGATCCGGTAACCGCCGCGGCGCTGGCGGAATTGGCCGGTGCCGACGGCATCACGATCCATCTACGCGAAGACCGTCGCCATATTCAGGACAGGGATCTGGCCGTTTTGCGCAGGACGGTGCGCTCCCGCCTGAATCTTGAGATGGCCGCCACTGACGAGATGGTGGGCATCGCGCTGAAGTTTCGACCGGATGAAGTCACCCTGGTGCCGGAAAAACGACAGGAGCTGACCACCGAGGGCGGCCTCGACGTTGTTCAGAACCGGCAGACGTTGAAAAATCCCGTCGCCCTGTTGCGCGATGGCGGAATCTCTGTCAGTCTTTTTGTCGATCCTGACCCGGAGCAGATCAAGGCCGCTCATCGTCTGGGTGTGGATGCCATTGAAATTCATACCGGGTGTTACTGCGATGCGGCCGACGCCAATGTACGCCGCGCCGAATTGACCAAGATCGAGCAGTCGGTCAGGCTCGGCCAGAAGCTGGGGTTGGCGGTTCACGCCGGCCACGGGCTCAATTACGACAATGTGCGTGAAGTCGCAGCCCTTGGGGGCATCGAAGAGTTCAATATCGGGCACAGCATCGTGGCGCGCGCCGTTCTGGTCGGTATGGATCGGGCGGTGCGTGACATGGCGGCTCTGATTAAAGGAAGCTGA
- the glmM gene encoding phosphoglucosamine mutase, which translates to MKKKLFGTDGVRGVANIPPMTTETAMQLGRAAAYLFKDGNRRHRIVIGKDTRLSCYMIENALAAGICSMGVDVLLVGPLPTPGIAFITSSMRADAGVVISASHNPYQDNGIKFFSNDGFKLPDALELKMEDLIFSKKIESLRPIASEVGKAYRIDDAVGRYVVFLKNSFPKDLDLKGLRVVLDCANGAAYRVAPAVLEELGAEVIPLGVSPNGTNINAGCGSLHPEVMSEAVKEHRAHLGIALDGDADRVIFCDEFGNVVDGDHIMALCAVDLIKRKKLAHNTLVATVMSNMGLDIALKQAGGKVVKTDVGDRYVVEAMREGGYSLGGEQSGHLIFLEHNTTGDGMLSALQVLSVIQRSGKPLSELAEVMVSLPQVLVNVRVAEKTDLESIPEIKKEIDHARRVLGENGRVLIRFSGTEPLVRIMLEGQDKYQITELAHQIAAVVERVMGEKKQQ; encoded by the coding sequence ATGAAAAAAAAGCTTTTTGGAACAGACGGTGTGCGGGGAGTCGCCAATATCCCGCCCATGACGACTGAGACGGCCATGCAGCTCGGACGCGCTGCCGCCTACCTGTTCAAGGATGGCAACCGCCGTCATCGCATCGTCATTGGCAAGGACACTCGCTTGTCCTGCTACATGATCGAGAACGCCCTGGCTGCCGGCATCTGCTCCATGGGGGTCGACGTGTTGCTGGTCGGGCCGCTGCCCACTCCAGGTATCGCTTTTATCACCTCCTCCATGCGGGCCGATGCAGGGGTCGTGATCAGTGCTTCGCACAATCCCTACCAGGATAACGGCATAAAATTCTTCTCCAACGACGGTTTCAAACTGCCCGATGCTCTCGAGCTGAAAATGGAGGATCTGATTTTCTCCAAGAAGATCGAGAGCCTGCGCCCGATTGCCTCCGAAGTCGGCAAAGCCTATCGTATCGATGACGCGGTGGGGCGCTATGTCGTGTTCCTGAAAAATTCGTTCCCCAAGGATCTTGACCTCAAAGGGTTGCGCGTTGTGCTCGATTGCGCCAACGGCGCGGCGTATCGCGTGGCTCCTGCGGTGCTGGAGGAACTTGGCGCCGAGGTCATCCCCTTGGGGGTTTCACCCAACGGCACCAACATCAATGCCGGCTGCGGTTCGCTGCATCCGGAGGTTATGTCCGAAGCGGTCAAGGAACACCGGGCGCATCTCGGGATTGCTCTGGACGGTGATGCGGACCGGGTGATTTTCTGTGATGAATTCGGCAACGTGGTGGATGGCGACCATATCATGGCGCTGTGCGCCGTCGATCTGATCAAACGCAAGAAGCTTGCGCACAATACTCTCGTGGCGACTGTCATGAGCAACATGGGGCTCGATATTGCGCTGAAGCAGGCCGGAGGCAAGGTTGTCAAGACGGATGTGGGCGACCGCTATGTCGTTGAAGCCATGCGCGAGGGCGGCTATTCCCTCGGCGGAGAGCAGTCCGGGCACCTGATCTTTCTGGAACACAACACCACTGGCGACGGTATGCTATCGGCGCTCCAGGTGCTTTCGGTGATTCAGCGCAGCGGCAAGCCGCTTTCCGAGCTTGCCGAGGTGATGGTGTCCCTGCCTCAGGTGCTGGTCAATGTGCGGGTTGCAGAAAAGACCGATCTTGAAAGCATCCCTGAAATTAAAAAAGAAATTGATCATGCCCGCCGGGTTCTGGGTGAAAACGGTCGGGTTCTGATCCGCTTTTCCGGGACCGAGCCGCTGGTGCGCATCATGCTTGAAGGGCAGGACAAATACCAGATCACCGAACTCGCACATCAGATTGCCGCAGTTGTTGAGCGCGTCATGGGGGAGAAAAAACAACAATGA
- a CDS encoding CdaR family protein, producing the protein MLKFLTENWILKIVSLVFALVLWFFVIGERRVEVGYTVPLELVNVPEGLMVANEVPNLVDIRLNGPRTLLMNLSPADISISVDLTDLKPGLTSFKRLEERLNIPSGLKVTRLSPSFVDVKLERIRGKKVPVEVVLRGEPAEGYTLAGYDIVPQKVVIEGAESEIKDVSQVLTEPVDIEGIRESFTLIVPLDYQGRYTQLKEDRTVEIQVHVVALAPEPEQAPENETSGLPEEKRENTSLEKGE; encoded by the coding sequence ATGCTGAAGTTCCTGACCGAAAATTGGATTCTTAAGATCGTTTCGCTGGTCTTCGCCCTGGTCTTGTGGTTCTTTGTCATCGGAGAGCGGAGGGTCGAAGTCGGCTACACCGTTCCCCTTGAGCTGGTCAACGTGCCCGAAGGCCTGATGGTTGCCAACGAGGTTCCCAATCTCGTCGATATACGGCTCAATGGCCCGCGCACACTGTTGATGAATCTGTCGCCGGCTGATATCAGCATTTCTGTCGACCTGACCGACCTCAAACCCGGCCTGACTTCCTTCAAACGCCTGGAAGAGCGGCTCAACATCCCGAGTGGTCTCAAGGTGACCCGCTTGTCTCCCTCCTTTGTTGATGTCAAGCTTGAAAGAATCAGGGGCAAGAAGGTGCCGGTGGAGGTGGTGTTGCGCGGCGAACCGGCAGAAGGCTACACTCTTGCCGGGTATGATATTGTACCGCAAAAGGTGGTGATCGAAGGAGCCGAGAGCGAAATCAAGGACGTATCACAGGTGCTGACGGAACCGGTTGATATTGAGGGAATACGCGAAAGTTTCACCCTGATCGTCCCCCTCGATTACCAGGGCAGATACACACAGCTCAAGGAAGACCGCACCGTTGAAATTCAGGTGCATGTCGTTGCGCTGGCCCCCGAGCCGGAGCAGGCTCCGGAGAATGAGACTTCAGGATTACCCGAAGAGAAACGCGAGAATACATCGCTTGAGAAAGGTGAATGA
- the cdaA gene encoding diadenylate cyclase CdaA: protein MDGFSDVIKNLRWLDLLDIGLVAFIIYRIILLIKGTRAVQMLLGLAVILFVYVASQVGGLYTLHWLLDNFLSSIILVIIVIFQNDIRRALMHVGRNPFFSGLSYREEGELIDELVKASVVMANRRIGALIVIERDTGLKDFLEVGTELDARVSSDLLTSIFLPYSPLHDGAVVIQQGRLKQAGCFLPLSQNPDISKALGTRHRAAIGLTELVDAVAIVVSEETGRISIVVGGRITRDLDSSSLKRVLKRLLESQNARKKK from the coding sequence ATGGACGGGTTTTCCGATGTTATCAAGAATTTGCGCTGGCTCGACCTGCTGGATATCGGGCTGGTCGCTTTCATCATCTACCGGATCATCCTGCTGATCAAAGGCACGCGGGCCGTGCAGATGCTGCTCGGACTCGCGGTCATTCTGTTCGTTTATGTAGCTTCGCAGGTCGGCGGCCTTTATACCCTGCACTGGCTTCTCGATAATTTCCTCTCCTCGATTATCCTTGTCATTATTGTCATCTTCCAGAACGATATCCGGCGCGCCCTGATGCATGTCGGCCGCAATCCGTTTTTTTCCGGTCTCTCCTACCGGGAGGAAGGTGAACTGATTGATGAATTGGTCAAAGCCAGTGTCGTGATGGCCAATCGTCGAATCGGCGCTCTGATCGTGATCGAGCGTGATACGGGGCTGAAGGATTTTCTCGAAGTGGGCACAGAACTCGATGCGCGGGTGTCAAGCGATCTTCTGACCTCCATTTTCCTCCCCTATTCACCCCTCCATGACGGTGCGGTGGTCATTCAGCAGGGGCGGCTCAAGCAGGCCGGCTGCTTTCTGCCTCTTTCCCAGAATCCCGACATCAGCAAAGCCCTGGGAACCCGGCACCGTGCCGCCATCGGGCTGACCGAGCTAGTCGATGCCGTGGCCATTGTCGTCTCGGAGGAGACCGGGCGCATCTCCATCGTGGTGGGTGGGCGCATTACTCGTGACCTCGACTCGTCGTCGTTGAAGCGTGTCCTCAAGCGCCTTCTGGAAAGTCAGAACGCTCGAAAAAAGAAATAG
- the folP gene encoding dihydropteroate synthase, producing the protein MTSSPPRLLQIASEPQALAELRRLGAGPWESYLPHLLAGGDLIKVHDVSQALFRCLQASVGTSLKQIVPSASLLGGNAAGGDLLLCGDRPGLRALCQALQKNGGVPEARLAQSLSLLLDRSERPATSLRGRTCTLDLSRPRIMGILNITPDSFSDGGCYLDPDCALKQARNMVEQGVDLIDIGGESTRPGSTGVDEEEEVRRVVPIVERIAAQCAVPISVDTTKSRVAHEAILAGAEFINDVSGLRFDSEMARVAAQTGAGLFLMHTRGRSDIMQKRTDYADLLGDVCRYLAEGIELAYAAGVEEDRIAVDPGVGFGKDAAGNLEILRRLAELHCLGRPILLGTSRKAFLGKILDRPQPCERLFGTVATTALGVAQGARIFRVHDVAPNRDAALTAWAIHPYV; encoded by the coding sequence ATGACGTCTTCGCCTCCGCGGTTGCTTCAGATCGCCAGTGAGCCGCAGGCACTAGCGGAATTGCGCCGCCTTGGGGCAGGCCCCTGGGAGTCTTACCTGCCTCATCTGTTGGCTGGTGGTGACCTGATTAAGGTGCATGATGTTTCGCAGGCGCTGTTTCGCTGCCTGCAAGCCAGTGTCGGCACTTCTCTCAAGCAGATCGTGCCTTCAGCGTCGTTGCTGGGCGGGAATGCCGCTGGCGGTGATCTTCTGCTGTGCGGAGATCGCCCCGGGTTGCGTGCTCTCTGCCAGGCTCTGCAGAAAAATGGAGGAGTACCGGAAGCCCGATTGGCGCAATCGCTCAGCCTTCTTCTTGATCGCTCCGAGCGCCCGGCAACATCTTTGCGGGGGCGCACCTGCACCTTGGATTTGAGTCGCCCCCGTATCATGGGGATTCTCAATATCACCCCCGATTCTTTCTCGGATGGGGGGTGCTACCTCGATCCGGATTGCGCCCTGAAACAGGCTCGGAACATGGTCGAGCAGGGGGTCGATCTCATCGATATCGGAGGGGAAAGCACCCGCCCGGGATCTACAGGGGTTGACGAAGAGGAGGAAGTGCGGCGGGTAGTCCCCATCGTTGAACGGATCGCCGCACAATGTGCTGTTCCGATTTCGGTGGATACCACAAAAAGCCGCGTTGCCCATGAGGCCATTCTTGCCGGCGCGGAATTTATCAACGATGTCAGTGGGCTGCGTTTTGACTCTGAAATGGCGCGCGTCGCCGCGCAGACCGGCGCCGGATTGTTCCTCATGCATACCCGAGGGCGCTCGGACATCATGCAGAAACGGACGGATTATGCTGATTTGCTCGGGGATGTATGCCGCTACCTGGCCGAGGGGATCGAACTTGCATATGCCGCCGGGGTTGAAGAGGATCGCATCGCCGTAGACCCGGGTGTCGGATTCGGCAAGGACGCAGCCGGCAACCTGGAAATCCTGCGTCGCCTTGCAGAGCTTCATTGCCTGGGGCGGCCGATCCTGCTGGGCACCTCACGTAAAGCTTTCCTCGGTAAAATTCTCGACCGCCCTCAGCCGTGCGAGCGTCTGTTCGGAACTGTCGCTACTACGGCTCTCGGCGTTGCTCAGGGGGCACGTATTTTCCGAGTGCATGATGTCGCCCCGAATCGTGATGCCGCTTTGACAGCCTGGGCGATCCACCCTTATGTATGA
- the ftsH gene encoding ATP-dependent zinc metalloprotease FtsH, with product MNQFYKNLALWLVISLLMILLFNMMTQKEQELKPVNYTNFLSAVDEGRVQKVTIQGQQIEGLYDDGTAFKTYAPGDVELIPELKEKGVVIEAKPVEDQGFWFTLLVSWGPILLLIAVWIFFMRQMQSGGGKAMSFGKSRAKLLNESTARVMFSDVAGVEEAKDELEEIVSFLKDPKKYSRLGGKIPKGVLLVGPPGTGKTLLARAIAGEAGVPFFSISGSDFVEMFVGVGASRVRDLFVQGKKNAPCIIFIDEIDAVGRHRGAGLGGGHDEREQTLNQLLVEMDGFESNEGVILIAATNRPDVLDPALLRPGRFDRQVVVPPPDVRGREKILQVHSRNIPMQEDVDMAVLAKGTPGFSGADLANLVNEAALLAARKNQDKVAMVDLEAAKDKVMMGAERRSMVITEEEKKVTAWHEAGHALVALFIPGSDPVHKVSIIPRGRAMGVTMYLPQEEKYNETKDGLNIRICTLLGGRIAEELVFPSITSGAANDLERATAIARKMVCEWGMSETLGPLTFGEKEGEIFLGRDMGHSKNYSEATAVEIDREIRDIVQRNYERTRTILKDNREALDRVAEALLDRENLDSHELNDLVFGASSAGKEDEGKTIAPSEGGCVDQDSRTDE from the coding sequence GTGAATCAGTTTTATAAAAATCTTGCGTTGTGGCTGGTAATCTCCTTATTGATGATTCTGCTCTTCAACATGATGACGCAGAAAGAGCAGGAGTTAAAGCCTGTCAACTACACCAATTTTCTCAGTGCCGTTGATGAAGGGCGGGTGCAGAAAGTCACTATCCAGGGGCAACAGATCGAGGGTCTCTATGACGACGGAACCGCGTTCAAGACCTATGCGCCGGGTGATGTGGAGCTGATCCCCGAACTGAAGGAAAAAGGCGTTGTGATCGAAGCAAAGCCGGTTGAAGACCAGGGGTTCTGGTTCACCCTGCTGGTTTCCTGGGGGCCGATTCTGCTGCTGATTGCTGTATGGATCTTCTTCATGCGACAGATGCAGTCCGGCGGCGGCAAGGCCATGAGCTTCGGCAAGAGCCGCGCCAAACTCCTCAACGAAAGCACCGCCCGCGTGATGTTCAGTGATGTGGCCGGGGTTGAGGAAGCCAAGGACGAGCTTGAGGAGATCGTCTCCTTTCTGAAAGACCCCAAGAAATATTCCCGCCTCGGCGGCAAGATCCCGAAGGGCGTTCTGCTGGTGGGGCCGCCCGGGACGGGTAAAACCCTTTTAGCCCGTGCTATCGCCGGTGAGGCCGGCGTGCCGTTTTTCTCAATCTCCGGTTCTGACTTCGTTGAGATGTTCGTCGGGGTTGGTGCGAGCCGTGTGCGTGACCTGTTCGTTCAGGGCAAGAAAAACGCACCCTGTATCATCTTCATCGACGAGATCGATGCTGTGGGTCGTCATCGTGGCGCCGGACTCGGCGGCGGTCATGATGAACGGGAGCAGACCCTCAATCAGCTGCTGGTTGAAATGGACGGTTTCGAGTCCAACGAGGGCGTTATCCTGATTGCCGCCACCAACCGCCCCGACGTGCTTGATCCTGCCTTGCTGCGTCCCGGACGTTTTGATCGCCAGGTTGTCGTGCCGCCACCTGACGTGCGTGGCCGCGAGAAGATCCTGCAGGTTCACTCTCGCAATATTCCCATGCAGGAAGATGTTGATATGGCGGTTCTGGCCAAGGGAACTCCGGGATTTTCAGGTGCCGACCTGGCCAATCTCGTGAACGAAGCGGCTCTTCTGGCCGCACGCAAAAACCAGGACAAGGTTGCCATGGTTGACCTGGAAGCGGCCAAGGATAAAGTCATGATGGGCGCCGAGAGGCGTTCCATGGTGATCACCGAGGAAGAGAAGAAGGTCACCGCCTGGCACGAAGCGGGGCACGCTCTGGTGGCCCTGTTCATCCCTGGCTCCGATCCGGTGCATAAGGTGTCGATTATCCCTCGCGGTCGTGCCATGGGCGTGACCATGTATCTGCCCCAGGAAGAGAAATACAACGAGACCAAGGATGGTCTTAATATTCGCATCTGCACCTTGCTTGGCGGACGTATTGCCGAGGAACTTGTCTTCCCGAGCATCACCAGCGGCGCGGCCAATGACCTTGAGCGTGCCACTGCCATCGCCCGCAAGATGGTCTGTGAATGGGGGATGAGTGAGACCCTTGGCCCTCTGACCTTCGGCGAAAAAGAAGGCGAAATATTCCTCGGCCGCGACATGGGCCACAGTAAAAACTACAGCGAAGCAACCGCCGTCGAAATCGACAGGGAGATTCGCGATATCGTTCAGCGCAATTATGAGCGAACTCGCACTATCCTCAAAGATAACCGCGAAGCTCTCGACCGTGTGGCCGAAGCCCTGCTGGACCGTGAAAACCTTGACAGCCACGAGCTTAATGACCTGGTCTTTGGTGCTTCGTCAGCCGGGAAAGAGGATGAAGGAAAAACCATTGCTCCCTCTGAAGGCGGTTGTGTGGACCAGGATTCCCGGACTGATGAGTAA